AATTGCGCCTACGCCGAAGCTAGCGGCAAGCCATGCCGACGCATGGCTTTTAGAGCATTTTCAAAAGCAAAATGCTCTAAAAGGTAAGAACCGCGAGGGTCCAGGGGCGCGCCTTATCCGGAATGGCCCTGGCGGGAGTGGGTAAGGAGAGGACGCCGCTCTGACGGGCAGCGCCCTCTTCCTGTTCAAATGCGGGCTACTTTAGAGCAGATTGCTTTTAAGACGCCCGCTCCGGCGTTGACGGCGCAAGTGAATTGCGCCTACGCCTACGCGGCGGCAAGCCATGCCGACGCATGGCTTGCAGAGCATTTTCAAAAGCAAAATGCTCTAAACGCTGGCCGAAGCTTCGGCTGGCTTCCTGGCTTGCTCCGGCCAGAGCTGAGCGAGCAGCATGCCCGCGAGCATGAGGCCGCAGCCCGTGATGCCGCGTGTTGTCATGGTTTCACCCAGCAGAAGCCCTCCGGCCAGCGCTGCAAAGGCGCCCTCCAGCGACAGGAGTATGGAGGCGTGGGCCGGTGGCGCGTCTTTCTGGGCCACGACCTGCAGCGTGTAGGCCACGCCCACGGACATGAGGCCGCCGTAGAGTATGGGAATGGCTGCTTCCGCAATGTCCGCCAGCCTGATCTCTTCGGTGAAGGCCGCGGCGATGAAGCTGAAGACGGCGCAGCAGGCGTACTGCAGCACGGACAGACGCAGGACCGGAATCTTGGGCGCGAGCCAGCCGATGACAAGTACGTGGCCAGCGAAGCAGAAGGCGCACACGAGCACGAGCAGATCGCCGGCGCTCATGGTGAAGCCATCGGTGATGGACAGGAGGTACAGGCCCATGGCGGCCAGCAGCGCGCCGATCCAGACGCCGAGGGTGGGCCGCTGCTTCCACAGAAGCCCCAGGATGGGCACAAAGACTACATACAGGCCGGTAATGAAGCCTGCATTGCCGGCAGTGGTGTACATGATGCCGACCTGCTGGAAACTCGCGCCGGCGAACAGGGCCAGTCCAGCCAGCAGACCGCCCAAGAGCGCAGCCTTGGTGGACATGCCTGACGGATTGCCGGAAGTGGGCCTGCGCAGGGCGAAGGGTGCGAGCACCAGCGCGCCCAGGGCGAAGCGCACGCCGTTGAAGGTCATGGGCCCCACGTGGTCCATGCCCACGCGCTGAGCCACGAATGCCACGCCCCAAATGAGTGCGGTCAGGAGCAGCAGGCCGTCGGCCCTGAGCTCGCGTGCGCGCATATGGTCTTCTCCGAATGTGCTTAGAGATTTTGCCAGCCGCGACGGATCATGTTCACGGCGATGGCCACGAGCAGCAGCGCGATGATCTTGGAGATGGCCTTGATCCCGTTGATGCCGATGAAGCCCACGATTTTTCGCACATGGACCATGCAGATGTGGTTGATCCACAGGTTGGCCAGCAGCGCGGCCAGGGTCGGCGTCACTCCTCGGGTTGTCATAAGCGCCAGCAGGGCCGTGAGCATGGCCGGTCCGGCGATGAGCGGCATGCCCAGTGGCACCACGCCGAACTCCTCATCGTGGAAAAGCGGGGCCTGCTCGTGCTCCAGCAAATGACGCACGCCGAAAATGAGCAGGATGATGCCGCCTGCCACGAGAAAGTCGGCCACGGTAATGCCCAGAGCGGACAGAAGCACCTTGCCGCCGAACATGAAGGCCGTGCCCACGGCAAGCGCGGTGAGGCTTGCCTGGCGGGCAATGCGTCTGCGCCTGTGGTGCTCCATCTCCGAGGTCAGCCCCAGGAACAGGGCGGCCATGCCCAGCGGATCGATGGCCACGAACAGGGGAATCCAGGCCAGAATGAAGTCGTTCAGCCACGCTAGCATGTACGCCTCCAGGCGCGAACACAATCAGAAAAGGGTTGCCGTGTAAAGGGATCGGGGCGCCGATCTTCAGTCAGTGGCCTGTGGTGCAGGTGAGGCCTGGTGCGATCGGAGTGCATTTCGTCGATGTATTGACATGAGGATATGTGCCAGCTACGCTATACATGGCATAGATTTTGAGCATGCAAAACTGTGCGCGACTATTCAAAGCAGACCCAGAGCGCTATCCGGGACATGATGAAAACCGGCCCTATGCGTGGAAACGGAGTGTAATGCCGCCCGCCAAAGTGATGATCGTTGAGGATGAGGCCATAGTGGCTTTGTGCCTGGAGCGAGCGGTCCGCAGGATGGGCCACAGCGTGAGTTGTGTCGTGGACAAGGGCGAGGATGCGGTCATTCAGTTCGAGCGGCAACCGGCGGATGTAGTGCTCATGGATGTTCGGCTCAAGGGCGACATGGACGGCATCGAGGCCGCGCGTCATATCGTCAGTCGGCGGCATATCCCAGTCATCTTTCTCACGGCCTACAATGATACCGCGACCATGCTGCGCGCCGAGAACATTCCACCTGCGGCATTTCTGTCCAAGCCCGTGGACGAAACTCAACTCGCCCAGGCAATCGCCGAGGCGATGGGCTAAACAAGTCGGCCCGCGCGCACGTTCGAGAGAGCGTGGAGAGGGCGGACCCTCTCCGTGCAGACTTGGCGGGCAGCCCCCTAGTGCAGGGTGTTATTGCCGCCTGCAGGGGTCGCCGTCGGCGAAGACTCCATGAGTTTCTTGGCGTAATCGGCAACCTGCTCCGTGGCCCTCCAGCCCGCGTACAGCTCTTCCCATTCGCTGAAAGGGCGGATGTCCTCGTCCAGGAAGTCCTCGTGGCCCTTTATCCATAGACCGAAGAGGTACATCTCGATCTGGTAGCCCTTGCTGTCCAGGATGGTGGTCACAAGGGCAGTGGAACTCTTGGGTCCGTCGATGTGCGCGCCCACGTAGGCGCAGACCATGTCGCAGGACTTCTGGTAGTCGATCTCGCCGCCGTTGGCCATGTTCGCCAGTTCCAGCAGGTGCGGGTAGGATGTCTTGATCTCTTCCAGCCGCTCTCCCGGCACACTGAGGAAAAGCTTGTCGTCGCGCTCCTCCACGAAATAGAAACGCAGCCACTGCTCGAACCTGAAGACTTGGCAGATTTCTTCCTGGGTCTTCTTTTTACTTTCCATCATCTCGAATCTCCTTGATTCCCGAGCCCATGCGCCGGGGTTCGAGATAATGGTCACCAATCGTCGTCGCGTCAAGCGCCGTCGTTAAGGAATGCGTCCCTTGCCTGGGCAACCCTCGGGCATGTGCATCTGGGTGTTCGGGGTCTGCTGGTCCTGGGAGGGATTCAGCTCACCCGGAGCCACCCAGTCGTATTCCTGATCCTGGAGCCAATCAATGCTTTGGGTCGGGCAGTTCTTAAGCCCGGCACCAGGGAAAGACGCTTGGAAGTTGCGCATGTCCACCGGGCCGCAGACCTTGAGGATCTTGTCGCCGTGGAACTCCACTGCGTAGAGTTCTCCCGTGGAGCGGATCTTGGCGTAATGATAGGTGGTCAGCATGTATTCCTCCCTGCTTCCTGGTCACTATGCAGGATCGAACGAGAGGCTGGGATTAGAAAGGGCGGCGTCTGATCTAACGCGGCGACGGCAAATGCGTGGGATCGCGGGCTGGGGTCTGATCAGGCCCGAACGCAAGCCGCGAAATGGCCTGGGACCACCTCGCGCAGGTCGGGCACGGCCTCGCTGCAGGCTGGTTCGGCCAGAGGGCATCGGGGTGCGAAGGCACAGGCCAGAGGGGGCAGGGCTCCGGCTTCGTCTCGAAGGCGCAGGCGTCTTTTGGTCTTGCGCGGGTCGGGTTCGGGCGCGGCGGACAGCAGGGTGCGCGTGTAGGGGTGCAATGGGTTCGCGTACAACTCGTCGCGTTCGGCCAGCTCCACCAGACGGCCCAGGTACATGACCGCCACGCGACGGCTCACGTAGTTCACCACGGCCAAGTCGTGGGAGATGAACACATAGGTCAGGCCAAGTTTCTCCTGCAGCCCTTGCAGGAGATTGATAATCTGGGCCTGGATGGAAACGTCCAAGGCCGAGACGGCTTCGTCACAGACCACCAGTTCGGGATTCAGGGCCAAGGCGCGGGCTATGGCCACGCGCTGGCGCTGACCTCCGGAGAACTCGTGAGGGTAGCGGGCGGCATCCTCGGGCCGCAGACCCACGAGGGACAGCAGCTCGCGCACGCGATTAGCGCGCTCACGCCGGCTGCCGTGTCTGTGAATGGCTAGAGGCTCGCCGATAATGGCCCCCACGGAGCGTCGGGGGTTGAGCGAAGAGTAAGGGTCCTGGAAGACCATTTGCACCTTTTCGCGGAAATCCGCGGGCGGCGCGGGGAAAAGGCTTTTGCCTTTGTAGAGTACGGCCCCGACATCGGGATCCTCCAGGCCCAGCATGAGCCGGGCCAGGGTGGACTTGCCGCAGCCCGACTCGCCCACCAACCCCAAGGTCTCGCCTGCGCGCACGGACAGGCTCACGCGGTCCACGGCGCGCAACACGCCGCGGGTCAGGCCCAAGGGCCCTTCGCGCATGTGGTATTCGCGGATGACGTTTTGGATCTCAAGCAGGTCGGCCATGCTCAGGTCCTCGCCGTGTGCAGCAGGCAGCGCACCTTGCGGCCGTCAGGCATAGCGAGGAGTGCAGGCTCCTCTGTGGCGCAGAAGCCCACGGCGTCCGGGCAGCGAGGGTGGAAGGCGCAGCCGCTTGGCAGGTCCATGAGACTGGGCACCGCGCCGCCGATGGCCGCCAGGGGCCTGCGCTCGCCGATGCGCGGCACCGAGGCCAGCAGAAGCTTCGTGTACGGGTGCAGGGGCTTGTCGAACAAGGCCAGCACCGGGGCCTCTTCCACGATCTTGCCCGCGTACATGACCGCCACGCGCTGGCAAGTCTGGGCCACCACGCCCAAGTCGTGAGTTATGAGCATTATCGCGGTCTGGCGCTCTTCCTTGAGCTGGAGCATGAGTTCCAGGATCTCGGCCTGGATGGTCACGTCCAGGGCCGTGGTGGGCTCGTCGGCCAGGATCAGGTCGGGGTCTAAGGCCAGGGCCATGGCGATCACGACCCGCTGGCGCATGCCGCCGCTCATTTCATGGGGATAGCTCTTGAGCCGCCGATCCGGGTTCGGAATGCCTACCTTGACCAGCATCTGCCTGGCTCGCTCCAGGGCCTCGGCCTTGCCCAGCTTCCGGTGCAGGCGGACGGCCTCGGCGATCTGCTCGCCCACGCGGAAAACCGGGTTGAGTGAGGTCATGGGCTCCTGGAAGATCATGGAAATTGCGTTGC
The window above is part of the Desulfocurvibacter africanus subsp. africanus DSM 2603 genome. Proteins encoded here:
- a CDS encoding DMT family transporter, whose product is MRARELRADGLLLLTALIWGVAFVAQRVGMDHVGPMTFNGVRFALGALVLAPFALRRPTSGNPSGMSTKAALLGGLLAGLALFAGASFQQVGIMYTTAGNAGFITGLYVVFVPILGLLWKQRPTLGVWIGALLAAMGLYLLSITDGFTMSAGDLLVLVCAFCFAGHVLVIGWLAPKIPVLRLSVLQYACCAVFSFIAAAFTEEIRLADIAEAAIPILYGGLMSVGVAYTLQVVAQKDAPPAHASILLSLEGAFAALAGGLLLGETMTTRGITGCGLMLAGMLLAQLWPEQARKPAEASASV
- a CDS encoding MarC family protein codes for the protein MLAWLNDFILAWIPLFVAIDPLGMAALFLGLTSEMEHHRRRRIARQASLTALAVGTAFMFGGKVLLSALGITVADFLVAGGIILLIFGVRHLLEHEQAPLFHDEEFGVVPLGMPLIAGPAMLTALLALMTTRGVTPTLAALLANLWINHICMVHVRKIVGFIGINGIKAISKIIALLLVAIAVNMIRRGWQNL
- a CDS encoding response regulator codes for the protein MPPAKVMIVEDEAIVALCLERAVRRMGHSVSCVVDKGEDAVIQFERQPADVVLMDVRLKGDMDGIEAARHIVSRRHIPVIFLTAYNDTATMLRAENIPPAAFLSKPVDETQLAQAIAEAMG
- a CDS encoding ABC transporter ATP-binding protein, translated to MADLLEIQNVIREYHMREGPLGLTRGVLRAVDRVSLSVRAGETLGLVGESGCGKSTLARLMLGLEDPDVGAVLYKGKSLFPAPPADFREKVQMVFQDPYSSLNPRRSVGAIIGEPLAIHRHGSRRERANRVRELLSLVGLRPEDAARYPHEFSGGQRQRVAIARALALNPELVVCDEAVSALDVSIQAQIINLLQGLQEKLGLTYVFISHDLAVVNYVSRRVAVMYLGRLVELAERDELYANPLHPYTRTLLSAAPEPDPRKTKRRLRLRDEAGALPPLACAFAPRCPLAEPACSEAVPDLREVVPGHFAACVRA
- a CDS encoding ABC transporter ATP-binding protein, with protein sequence MDHSAPVLEIDSLRTWFLTARGIGKAVDGVDLSLSGGETLGVVGESGSGKTMLSLSVLGLVPRPGRIVGGAVRFKGLDLVRASAAELLKVRGNAISMIFQEPMTSLNPVFRVGEQIAEAVRLHRKLGKAEALERARQMLVKVGIPNPDRRLKSYPHEMSGGMRQRVVIAMALALDPDLILADEPTTALDVTIQAEILELMLQLKEERQTAIMLITHDLGVVAQTCQRVAVMYAGKIVEEAPVLALFDKPLHPYTKLLLASVPRIGERRPLAAIGGAVPSLMDLPSGCAFHPRCPDAVGFCATEEPALLAMPDGRKVRCLLHTART